The nucleotide sequence GCCTCGGGAACCCTGCGCCGCCTGCGCCGCTCGGGCAAGGTGGCCGAGCTGGAGAGTGCCCAGCGCGCTGAAGAGCTGACCGGGCGCCTGGGCATCGCCCACACTCGCTGGGCGACCCATGGTGCGCCGTGTGAACGCAATGCTCACCCGCACCTGTCCGGCGACGATCTAGCGGTGGTGCACAACGGCATCATCGAGAACCACGAAGCGCTGCGTAGCCAGCTCCAGGCGCTCGGTTACGAGTTCGTTTCCGATACCGATACCGAAGTGATCGTGCATCTGCTGAATCACAAGCTTGCCGAGTTTGGTGATCTGACCGTCGCGCTCAAGGCGGCCATCAAGGAACTGCACGGTGCCTATGGTTTGGCAGTGGTCAGTGCCAAACAGCCGGACCGCCTGCTCGCCGCCCGCAGCGGCAGCCCGCTGGTGATCGGTCTGGGGCTGGGCGAGAACTTCCTCGCTTCCGATCAGCTGGCGCTGCGTCAGGTCACCGACCGCTTCATGTATCTGGAGGAAGGCGACATCGCCGAGATCCGCCGCGACAGCGTGCAGATCTGGGATGCCGACGGTCAGCCGGTGCAACGCGAATCCGTGCAGTATCACGAAGGAGCCGAAGCCGCGGACAAGGGCGAATACCGCCACTTCATGCTCAAGGAAATCCATGAGCAGCCCACGGTGGTGCAGCGCACTCTGGAAGGTCGTCTGGGCGACGACCATGTGCTGGTGCAGGCCTTCGGTCCGCAGGCTGCCGAGCTGTTCGCCAAGGTCCGCAACGTGCAGATCGTTGCCTGCGGCACCAGCTATCACGCCGGCATGGTCGCGCGTTATTGGCTGGAAGAACTGGCCGGTATTCCCTGCCAGGTGGAAGTGGCCAGCGAGTTCCGTTATCGCAAGGTGGTGGTGCAGCCCGATACGCTGTTCGTGACCATTTCCCAGTCCGGCGAAACTGCCGATACCCTGGCCGCGCTGCGCAATACCAAGGGCGCCGGCTATCTGGCCAGCCTGGCCGTGTGCAACGTCGGCATCAGTTCGCTGGTGCGTGAATCCGACCTCTGCCTGCTGACCCAGGCCGGGCCGGAAATCGGCGTCGCCTCGACCAAGGCGTTCACCACCCAGCTGGTCGGCCTGATGCTGCTGACCCTGGCTCTCGGCCAGGTTCGCGGCACCCTCGCAGCGGACAAGGAAGCCGAGCTAGTGGCCGAACTACGGCGTCTGCCGACCCGCCTGGGCGAGGCGCTGGCCATGGATGCCACGGTGGAGAAGATCGCCGAGCATTTCGCCGAGAAGCACCACACCCTGTTCCTCGGCCGCGGTGCGCAGTACCCGGTGGCGATGGAAGGGGCGCTCAAGCTCAAGGAAATCTCCTACATCCACGCCGAGTCCTATCCGGCCGGCGAGCTCAAGCATGGCCCGCTGGCGCTGGTGGATGCCGACATGCCTGTGGTTACAGTGGCACCCAACAACGAGCTGCTGGAAAAGCTCAAGTCCAACCTGCAGGAAGTGCGTGCACGTGGTGGTGAGCTGATCGTCTTCGCCGATGGCGCGGCAGGGATGGAGAATGGCGAAGGCACCTACGTCGTGAACATGCCCAGCATCCACGATGCGCTGGCGCCGGTTCTCTACACGCTGCCGCTGCAGCTGCTGTCCTATTACGTTGCCGTACTGCGCGGCACCGACGTCGACCAGCCACGCAACCTGGCCAAGTCGGTCACTGTTGAGTGACGCTCAGCCCGGTCTCAGCTACATGATGAAAAGGCCCTTCGGGGCCTTTTTCGTTTTCGGCGATGCACTGGGAGTGCTCGAGCGCGGCAGCGCGAATGAACAGCTCGAAGGTCGCTTCGGCGGCCGCCTGTATGGCCGGCCAGGTGCACGGATGGGCGGTCTCGAGCTGCGCGAGGAACGTCGGCCAGAGCTTGGCCGTGTCGCCGTGCTCCAGGTAAAGCGATGGTGCAGAAGGATCGAGCTGGTGAAGCCTTCGTGCCAGCACCCGCCCGCCCAGGCGGGAGCCTTCCAAAACGTATGCAGCGCCCCAGCTGCCGGCACTATCGTCAAGCTCCGGTGCTGGCAACGGTAAGGGTACCGGACTGCCTAGCGCCTCAAGGTCCGCGAACAGGGCATGGCGGCGAACCCGCTCTGGCCAGTCTTCCAGCAGACCAGCAATGCCGGCCTGCTCCAAGGCGACTTCCATGCTGCCTAAGACGCGGCCATGGGCACGCAAAAAGCTGAGGTAGCCGCCCTCCTGATCGAAGTCGAACGCGGCATAGGCGTTATCCACCTGTTCATGCAGAGGGGCGGTGGCCATGCGGAGACGGGTACGCAGCTCAGCCATTGTTATGTCTGCTTTCGTCGAGGGTCAGTTGAATCCGGCTGGCCAATTGCTCTTCGCGGAAGGGTTTCTGAATGATCGGGAAGTCCGTCAGCCCCAGCTCGCTCAGCTCCACATAGCCGGTCACGATGATCACCGGCAGCTCCGGGTAGCGGATTCTTACGGTACGGGCCAGCTCGCCGCCGTTCATGCCCGGCATGGCGAAATCGGCCAGCAGCAGGTCGACTTCAATGCCCTCGGCCAGCAGTTGTAGCGCCTGGTCGCCGCTTTCCGCCTCGGTCACGGCGAAGCCGAGGTTCTTCAGCATCTGTGCCGTCACCTCGCGCACGCTGTGGTCATCATCTGCCAGCAGAATACTGTGTCGGCCGAGAGGGGAGCGGGCGCGCGACGGCGCGAGCGCTTCGGCTTGCTGCGGTACGCTTGTGCGCGGCAGGAACACCTGCACCGTGGTGCCAACGCCCAGTTGGCTGCGGATGTGCGCGCCGCCGCTGGACTGCTTGGCGAAGCCGAATACCTGGGCCAGGCCGAGCCCCGAGCCTTTGCCTACTTCCTTGGTGGTGAAGAAAGGCTCGAAGGCCTTGCTCAATACTTCCTCACTCATACCGGCGCCGGTATCGGTTACCGACAGCACCACGTATTCACCGGGAGCTGGGTCCTCGGCGCGCAAGGCCGGCTGGTCAACCACGGCATTGCGGGTGCCCAATGTCAGCTGGCCGCTGTCACCCATGGCATCACGGGCGTTGATCGCCAGGTTAAGGATGATCATTTCGATCTGCGTCGGGTCCACCAGCGCATGCCATAGATCGGACTGCATATCGGTTTCGATGCGCACGTTGCCGCCCAGGGTGCTTTTGAGCAGGCTGAGCAGCGCTACCAGGGTCTCGTTGAGATCCACTGCAGTCGGTGCCAGCTGCTGGCGCCGGGCAAAGGCAAGCAGTTGACTGGTCAGGGTCGCACCGCGCTCACCGGCATCGCGAATGTACTGCAGCCGGCGCAGGCTGCGCTCGGCCGGAACGCCGGTTTCAAGATCGTTTTGCAGAAAGCTGGTGCTGGTCAGGATGACCGTCAGCAGGTTATTGAAGTCATGGGCGACGCCGGCGGTCAGCTGGCCCACGGCTTCCAGGCGCTGCATCTGCTGCAAGGTAGCCTCGACGCGCTCGCGTTCCTGGATCTGCGCGCGCAGCTGACGGTTGGCTTCAGCGAGCTTGTCGACGGCGGCTATTTCGTTGGTGATATCTCGTGCTGCGGCATAGATGCGGCCGTCGTCGGCCACGGCGGACCAGGACAACCAGCGATAACTGCCGTCGCGATGGCGCAGCCGATTGACGAAGCGATTGGTGACCTTGCCCTTGGCGATACGGGCGGTTTCGGCCTGCGATTCCTGCATGTCATCCGGATGAACCAGCTGGCTCAGGGGATGTTGCATCAGCTGCTCGAAGGACCAGCCGAGGGTGTCCTTCCAGATCGGGTTCAGGGCGATCGGCAGCATGTCCAGCTGGGTAACGGCCAGCAGGTCCCGTGACAGCTCCCAGGTACGGTCGCGTTCACGGGTGCGCTCCTCGACCCGCTCACCCAGGGTTTCGTTGATGCGCTTCAGGGTCTGGGTCGCCAACTGCTGCTCGGTGATATCCATCATCACGCCGAGGAAGCGGGTACAGACTCCATCCTCGAAAAAGGCCTGGCCACGGATTTCTATCCAGCAGGTGCGAGCGCCCCCGCGCAACACCCGGAAGGTGGTGCAGAACTCGCCATTACTCTCCTGACCTAGTGCCTGACGCACGTGCAGACGCAGTGCCTCTCGGTCTTCCGGATGGCAAAGCTGCTCCAACAGCGCCATGCTCACCGGAGCGTCTGGTGCCAGGCCGCACATGGCGCGGCTGCGTTCATCCCAAATCAGGGTGTCGTTCTTGGGCTCGTAATCCCACATGCCCAGCCGTGCTGCATTGATGGCCAGGCGTGCGCGCACCTCCACTTCACGCAGGGCCTTTTCCGCCTCCAATCGCTTGCGGTGCTCATTGACTTCGCCCAGGGCGCGCTCGACGGCCTTCGGCAGGAAGCCGAGGTTCTGCTTGAGCACGTAATCGACGGCGCCGGAGCGCATCATGTTGACCGCATTTTCCTCTCCAAATACACCGGAGAGGAAAATGAACGGTGTCTGCGGCGCCAGCTGGCGAGCCAGTTGCAGCGCCTGGCTGCCGGAAAAGCCCGGCAGGATGAAGTCGGCCAGGATCAGGTGGAATTCCTGTCGCTGCAAGGCCTCGACCACGCCCTGGTGATCGTAGACCCGCTCTGTATGCGACAGGGTATAGCCGCTGCGCTCCAGCGATAGCTGGGCCAGTTCGGCATCGTGTGGACTGTCCTCGATGAACAGGACGCTGATGTTTTTTGGCGCTGGCATAGTTACCCAGTCGATAAAAGCGGGAGCTGCAAACTGAGCAACGAGCGACCCTCAGGTGTCATCGTGCGGGCGCGCGCGCTTGAGCCGCAGGGAGCCGGGTGGCGGCTCGTTGAGCACCGCCCAGAAGATGCCCAGGTCAGAAATAGCGGCGACAAAATCCTTGAATTCGACCGGCTTGACCACGTAAGCGTTCACCCCCAGCTCGTAGGCTTTGAGCAGGTCGGGCTCTTCCCGCGACGAGGTCAGCATAACCACTGGAATACTGCGCAACTCTGGCGTATCGCGCACGATCTTCAGGACTTCCAGGCCGTCCACCTTCGGCAATTTGAGGTCCAGCAGCAGCACGGCAGGATTGCCGTCGGCGCGGCTTGCATGTTTGTCGGTGCGCAGCAGGTAGCTCAGTGCTTCGGCGCCATCGCGCATGATGACCACTTCGTTCGCCAGCTGGCTGCGCTCCAGTGCAATCAGTGTCAGTTCCAGATCGTGGGGGTTGTCTTCCACGAGAAGTATCGGTTTCAGCATCGCTTGTGTCTTCAAGAGGCAAGAGGTGTGTAGGACAATTTTGGTAACGCGAAATAGAAGGTAGCGCCCTGTTCAGGCTCGCTTTCAGCCCAGACCCGGCCATCGTGGCGCTCGATGATCCGGCGCACGCTGGCCAGGCCGATGCCGGTTCCCTCGAACTCTTCCATGCGATGCAGGCGCTGGAATACACCGAACAGCTTGTCGGCATATTGCATGTCGAAGCCCACGCCGTTGTCGCGCACATAGACGGTTACTTCGCCCATGCGCTGGGTGGCACCGATCTCGATCACCGCATGCTCGCGGTTGCGGGTGTACTTCACTGCGTTGTCGATGAGATTGCGCAACGCCATATGCAGGAATGCTGCATCGGCGACGATGATCGGCATCGGCAGCAGCCGCCACTCGATCTCCCGGCCTTCACAGTCGGGAGCGAGTTCCTCGCGGATAGAGGCGACCAGTGCGTCAAGGTTTACATCGGACAGGCGCAAGGCCGAGCGCCCCATCTGCGAGAAACTCAGGAGGTTGTCGACCAGGGTGCCGGCGAAGCTGGCAGCGTCGGCGATATTGTCGAGAAAGCGCGCGCCGCGTTCGCTCAGGCGGTTGCCTTCCAGCTCGCTGAGCAGCTCGGTATAGCCGGCGATATGGCGCAGCGGTGCACGCAGGTCGTGGGAGACGCTGTAGGAAAAGGACTCCAGTTCCTTGTTGCTGGCACGCAGTTCACCGGCCAGCTGGGCCAGTTCCTCGGCCTTGCGTAGTACGATGCCGAGCACTGCACTGCGCAGTTCCAGCGCACCCTCGACTTCCACCGGCTCCCACGGAAGGGCGTAGCCACTGAAAATCTGTTGCCAGCGCTCGAAGCTGTGCCGTGGGCTGAGGGCACCGCTTTGGCGATCCACCTGTTTTTCCGGCTGTCCGGCCCAGTTGACGATCTTGATCTGTTCACTTCGGAACCAGATCACGTAGTGGGCGTGCAGGCGGGAGATGGAAATTGCCATGACCCCGGCGCAGTGCTCGGCCAGCTCGGGCAGGCTGGGAATGTCGCGGCTGACGCAGTCGGTGTGGTAAATCAGCTGGTCGCGCTGCTGGCCCAGCCATTGGACCAGCCGCATGAGCTGTTCATGGTCGGGTGTTTCGCCGATGGTTTCGCAGATTTCCGCCGAAATGATCGCGGCGCCATTGGCACCGGCAAACGCCAATGCGACATCCGGCAGCTGGCGAAAGCCTTCCACCACGCTGTCGTGATCGGCCATGGCCGACAACATCCGCACGATCTGCTGGCGCAGCTCCAGCTGGCGCCGCGACAGGGTTTCCACCTCTCTCGCTTCGATCTGCAAGGCCAGAATGCGCCCCAGCAGCTCGCAAGAGGTACGGGTCTGGTAGCTCACCTGGCGTGGTTCGGCATCGTGACAGGAGATCAGCCCCCAGAGCCGGCCGCGCACGATGATGGAGATCGACATCGAGGCCAGCGTGCCCATGTTGCGCATGTACTGAAGATGCACCGGCGACACGCTGCGCAGGGCGGCGAAACTTAGATCAAGGGGCTCGCCAGTGGCGGGATTCAGCGCCGGTGTCAGGGGTGAGGGCTGATAGTTCGCGTCCTGGATCACGCGGATAAGGTTCTGCTGGTACAGCTGGCGGGCCTGGGGCGGGATATCCGAGGCCGGAAAACACAGGCCCAGATACCGGGCATAACCTGGGTCGGCTTCCTCGGCCAGCACGGTGCCGTTGCCTTCGGCATCGAACTGGTAGGCCTTGACCCGGCCAAACCCGGTGATGCGCTTGACCTCCTTGACGGCCAGCTCACAAAGACCGAGTAACTCGTGGGTCTCGTGAAGCTGGGTAACGAAGGTGCGCATCAGCGGATAGAGCGTGTCGTATGCATCATGGGTGCTACCGGCGCGCTCGAATTCCAGGATCAGCTGGTCGTTGCGGCGGTGCGCCATCAGCGCGAACGCACCTGCATCAGCGCCATCGAGACTGAAACTGATATCGCCCAGGTGAAACGGGTTCTGGTCATCTTCAGCCAGTGCGGCCAGCCCGGACTCGATTCGCCTGGTGTCGAACAATGCCGAAAGCGGTTGGCCCAGCAGCGCTTCGGCGTCGAGGCCCAGCCACTGGCGGATGTTTTCGCTGACCTGCTGGATGCGCAGCTGAGCCTCATCGACGGCTAACAGAAAACCGTGTGGTTGGATGCTGCCGGGAATATGAATAGGCTCTTCGGCGCAGCGTTCGATGGCGTCCAGGAGATCCTGGGCGTCGGTAGTGCTCATTGTGTGTCCTTGTTCAGGCTGTGCTGGCCGAATCACGCGCAGCATCAATGCGAGTGCTACCGGAAAACCGGCGGCAGTGGTCTATGGTGGCAGATCCTTGGACCCAATAACCGACGGTTTTACTTGATTGGGCACTTTAACCCGACGAAACGGACACGCCAATGCGCGCGCGCTTAAATGCGCTCAGCGAGCCGTAAGGAATTGTGAGAGTTTGGCAAGGCGGGAGTGACATGGCCTATGCCAGGCGGGGCATTGGCCAGGCGGACGGCTTTGCACCGCCCACCGTTTTGGCCTGATCAGGTCAGGAAATAGAAGGCACCGCAGATGACCACGCCCGAGTAGAGCAGCATCATCAGGCAGTAGCCCATGATGTCGCGAGCGCCGAGGCCGACGATGCCGAGCAGCGGCAGCGCCCAGAACGGCTGGATCATGTTGGTCCAGGCATCACCCCAGGCAATGGCCATGGCGGTGACGGTCGGCGAGACGCCGAGAGCCTGGGCGGCCGGCAGCATGATGGGGCCCTGTACCGCCCACTGGCCGCCCCCGGAAGGCACGAACACGTTGACCACGCCAGCGCTGAGGAAGGCCAGCAGCGGGAAGGTGTCGGCGGACGACCAGGAAATGAAGGTCTCGGTGACTTGGCGGCCCAGGGAAATGCCTTCGGCGTTGGCGCCCATCATCATGCCCATGATCCCGGCGTAGAAGGGGAACAGCAGGACGATGCCGCCGATGCCGCGCACACTCACGTCCACCGCGCGCATGTAGCGCTCCGGGGTTCCGTGCAGCAGCAGGCCGCAGAACAGGAAGATCGCAATCACCACGTCCAGGCCGAGCACGAAGCCCTTGCTGCTGAAATGGTTGAACAGGTAGATGGCAGCCATGGCCACCAGCGCCAGGCCGAGGATGCGGCTGTCGTCGACGCGCTGGGCCGGGGTTTCGCGCAGCGGCTGTTCAGCGGCGGCTTCCACCAGCTTGGCCGGATCGGCAACCTTGACGTCCTGGCGCGGATGCATGGCGCGGTTGAGCAGTGGCAGGCCGATGAACAGCAGCGCGACGATGGTCAGGTTCAGCGTTGTGAACAGGGTTTCGGTGATCGGTACAGCTTCGGTCAGCACGCCTGCGGTCATCCGCGCCAGGTCCGGGCCGCCGCTGGCCAGCGACAGCGGCACTGAGCCGGCAAGGCCGCCGTGCCAGACCAGGAAACCCGAATAGGCCGCCGCCACCAGCAGCGGGTAGTCGACGCCCTTGACCTGACGGGCCAGCGCGCGGGCGAAGACGGCGCCGATCACCAGGCCGAAGCCCCAGTTGACCCAGCAGCCGACCAGCGCCACCAGGGTGACCATGACGATCGCCTGACCCGGCGTGCGGGCCATGCCGGCCAGGCGGTCGAGCTGGCGGTTGACCAGCGGGGCACTGGCCAGCGCATGACCGGTGACGAAGATCAGCGCCATCTGCATGGCGAAGCCGAGCAGGGTCCAGAAGCCGCCGCTCCAGTGCTGCACCATGGCCGGTAGCGACTGGTCGGTGGAAAGCATGCCGGCAATCAGCACCGCGAAGGTGAGCAGCGCGGAGAAGACGAAGGCGGAGGGCAGGTAGCGTTGTACCAGGCTTACGCTCCAGCCAGTGAGGGTGTTGAACATGGGTGATGCCTCTTCTTATGTTTGTTTCTTATGTTCGTGTTGATCAGGCGGGTTAGCGCCAGGGCGCGGTTTGCCACAGCCCGGTCGAGACCGGGCTGGTTGGGGTTCCTCGTGTGAGCAGTTAGCGTTCGACGGCCAGCGCCACGCCCTGACCGCCGCCGATGCATAGCGTGGCCAGGCCCTTGTGGGCGTCGCGGCGGATCATCTCGTGCAGCAGGGTCACCAGGATGCGGCAACCGGAGGCGCCGATCGGATGGCCAAGGGCGATGGCACCGCCATTGACGTTGACCTTGTCGGCGTCCCAGCCCAGCTCCTTGCCCACCGACAGTGCCTGGGCGGCGAAGGCTTCGTTGGCTTCGATCAGGTCCAGCTCGGCGATGTCCCAACCGGCCTTGGCCAGGGTGCGGCGGGTGGCGTCCACCGGGCCGATGCCCATGAT is from Pseudomonas saudiphocaensis and encodes:
- a CDS encoding ATP-binding protein, with amino-acid sequence MSTTDAQDLLDAIERCAEEPIHIPGSIQPHGFLLAVDEAQLRIQQVSENIRQWLGLDAEALLGQPLSALFDTRRIESGLAALAEDDQNPFHLGDISFSLDGADAGAFALMAHRRNDQLILEFERAGSTHDAYDTLYPLMRTFVTQLHETHELLGLCELAVKEVKRITGFGRVKAYQFDAEGNGTVLAEEADPGYARYLGLCFPASDIPPQARQLYQQNLIRVIQDANYQPSPLTPALNPATGEPLDLSFAALRSVSPVHLQYMRNMGTLASMSISIIVRGRLWGLISCHDAEPRQVSYQTRTSCELLGRILALQIEAREVETLSRRQLELRQQIVRMLSAMADHDSVVEGFRQLPDVALAFAGANGAAIISAEICETIGETPDHEQLMRLVQWLGQQRDQLIYHTDCVSRDIPSLPELAEHCAGVMAISISRLHAHYVIWFRSEQIKIVNWAGQPEKQVDRQSGALSPRHSFERWQQIFSGYALPWEPVEVEGALELRSAVLGIVLRKAEELAQLAGELRASNKELESFSYSVSHDLRAPLRHIAGYTELLSELEGNRLSERGARFLDNIADAASFAGTLVDNLLSFSQMGRSALRLSDVNLDALVASIREELAPDCEGREIEWRLLPMPIIVADAAFLHMALRNLIDNAVKYTRNREHAVIEIGATQRMGEVTVYVRDNGVGFDMQYADKLFGVFQRLHRMEEFEGTGIGLASVRRIIERHDGRVWAESEPEQGATFYFALPKLSYTPLAS
- a CDS encoding biliverdin-producing heme oxygenase, with amino-acid sequence MAELRTRLRMATAPLHEQVDNAYAAFDFDQEGGYLSFLRAHGRVLGSMEVALEQAGIAGLLEDWPERVRRHALFADLEALGSPVPLPLPAPELDDSAGSWGAAYVLEGSRLGGRVLARRLHQLDPSAPSLYLEHGDTAKLWPTFLAQLETAHPCTWPAIQAAAEATFELFIRAAALEHSQCIAENEKGPEGPFHHVAETGLSVTQQ
- a CDS encoding response regulator, coding for MLKPILLVEDNPHDLELTLIALERSQLANEVVIMRDGAEALSYLLRTDKHASRADGNPAVLLLDLKLPKVDGLEVLKIVRDTPELRSIPVVMLTSSREEPDLLKAYELGVNAYVVKPVEFKDFVAAISDLGIFWAVLNEPPPGSLRLKRARPHDDT
- a CDS encoding short-chain fatty acid transporter, which encodes MFNTLTGWSVSLVQRYLPSAFVFSALLTFAVLIAGMLSTDQSLPAMVQHWSGGFWTLLGFAMQMALIFVTGHALASAPLVNRQLDRLAGMARTPGQAIVMVTLVALVGCWVNWGFGLVIGAVFARALARQVKGVDYPLLVAAAYSGFLVWHGGLAGSVPLSLASGGPDLARMTAGVLTEAVPITETLFTTLNLTIVALLFIGLPLLNRAMHPRQDVKVADPAKLVEAAAEQPLRETPAQRVDDSRILGLALVAMAAIYLFNHFSSKGFVLGLDVVIAIFLFCGLLLHGTPERYMRAVDVSVRGIGGIVLLFPFYAGIMGMMMGANAEGISLGRQVTETFISWSSADTFPLLAFLSAGVVNVFVPSGGGQWAVQGPIMLPAAQALGVSPTVTAMAIAWGDAWTNMIQPFWALPLLGIVGLGARDIMGYCLMMLLYSGVVICGAFYFLT
- a CDS encoding response regulator, which encodes MPAPKNISVLFIEDSPHDAELAQLSLERSGYTLSHTERVYDHQGVVEALQRQEFHLILADFILPGFSGSQALQLARQLAPQTPFIFLSGVFGEENAVNMMRSGAVDYVLKQNLGFLPKAVERALGEVNEHRKRLEAEKALREVEVRARLAINAARLGMWDYEPKNDTLIWDERSRAMCGLAPDAPVSMALLEQLCHPEDREALRLHVRQALGQESNGEFCTTFRVLRGGARTCWIEIRGQAFFEDGVCTRFLGVMMDITEQQLATQTLKRINETLGERVEERTRERDRTWELSRDLLAVTQLDMLPIALNPIWKDTLGWSFEQLMQHPLSQLVHPDDMQESQAETARIAKGKVTNRFVNRLRHRDGSYRWLSWSAVADDGRIYAAARDITNEIAAVDKLAEANRQLRAQIQERERVEATLQQMQRLEAVGQLTAGVAHDFNNLLTVILTSTSFLQNDLETGVPAERSLRRLQYIRDAGERGATLTSQLLAFARRQQLAPTAVDLNETLVALLSLLKSTLGGNVRIETDMQSDLWHALVDPTQIEMIILNLAINARDAMGDSGQLTLGTRNAVVDQPALRAEDPAPGEYVVLSVTDTGAGMSEEVLSKAFEPFFTTKEVGKGSGLGLAQVFGFAKQSSGGAHIRSQLGVGTTVQVFLPRTSVPQQAEALAPSRARSPLGRHSILLADDDHSVREVTAQMLKNLGFAVTEAESGDQALQLLAEGIEVDLLLADFAMPGMNGGELARTVRIRYPELPVIIVTGYVELSELGLTDFPIIQKPFREEQLASRIQLTLDESRHNNG
- the glmS gene encoding glutamine--fructose-6-phosphate transaminase (isomerizing) translates to MCGIVGAVAERNISAILLEGLKRLEYRGYDSAGIAVLDASGTLRRLRRSGKVAELESAQRAEELTGRLGIAHTRWATHGAPCERNAHPHLSGDDLAVVHNGIIENHEALRSQLQALGYEFVSDTDTEVIVHLLNHKLAEFGDLTVALKAAIKELHGAYGLAVVSAKQPDRLLAARSGSPLVIGLGLGENFLASDQLALRQVTDRFMYLEEGDIAEIRRDSVQIWDADGQPVQRESVQYHEGAEAADKGEYRHFMLKEIHEQPTVVQRTLEGRLGDDHVLVQAFGPQAAELFAKVRNVQIVACGTSYHAGMVARYWLEELAGIPCQVEVASEFRYRKVVVQPDTLFVTISQSGETADTLAALRNTKGAGYLASLAVCNVGISSLVRESDLCLLTQAGPEIGVASTKAFTTQLVGLMLLTLALGQVRGTLAADKEAELVAELRRLPTRLGEALAMDATVEKIAEHFAEKHHTLFLGRGAQYPVAMEGALKLKEISYIHAESYPAGELKHGPLALVDADMPVVTVAPNNELLEKLKSNLQEVRARGGELIVFADGAAGMENGEGTYVVNMPSIHDALAPVLYTLPLQLLSYYVAVLRGTDVDQPRNLAKSVTVE